A single window of Crassostrea angulata isolate pt1a10 chromosome 8, ASM2561291v2, whole genome shotgun sequence DNA harbors:
- the LOC128161335 gene encoding cyclic GMP-AMP synthase-like, which translates to MGEEFLHHAYKSKCEFQMEVNGTITMDIETGVRKMIEMILQHLKIKSPVFAVANVIPTGSFYEGTKIGAPDEFDFMLTLAKLSGADKISLQPGCSDWYPYIKLQPGVEFPQKYKINNFCEEERKNKDFLGNPRFVATDFWKEIANINASVNENIPLTYGTMSFVPCNGKKLELQYIQNSTLPQNTDIQIKEEISLVGSLKIGVDLMLAIDHPSLESILKLPGFPKNFKELLYKHGCHVIPKSCHTDHMAHTKCWFVTFSCMERELINNMNEHHKKCYKILKSLISSDITMSRKCMNLSSYTLKTAFLFHVYGENECVYSRTLSACICDVLHYLSSNLHHIQMPCFFARDMNTWGNILETPWFQWKGETSSGELGYAFALCWIKLMHKFVNYLQNTISKHTPLSDKDTKTVLSRCDYFKKAVEVVMIYFVKNQLVYKIEKDPGSLESCTDDFFSNFIQKLKYHYNVDLSFVE; encoded by the coding sequence ATGGGTGAGGAGTTTCTACATCATGCTTATAAATCAAAATGTGAATTTCAAATGGAAGTAAACGGAACAATTACTATGGATATTGAGACTGGGGTAAGGAAAATGATAGAAATGATTTTACagcatttaaaaatcaaatctccTGTTTTCGCGGTGGCTAACGTAATACCCACAGGAAGTTTTTATGAGGGAACGAAAATAGGAGCACCTGACGAGTTTGATTTTATGCTAACTTTAGCGAAGCTTTCTGGAGCCGACAAAATCTCTCTTCAGCCCGGATGCTCTGATTGGTATCCTTATATCAAATTACAACCAGGTGTTGAATTTCCCCAGaagtataaaattaataatttttgtgaagaagaaagaaaaaataaagactTCCTTGGAAATCCAAGATTCGTGGCTACGGACTTTTGGAAAGAAATTGCAAATATAAATGCCTCTGTGAACGAGAACATTCCTCTAACTTATGGAACCATGTCTTTTGTACCGTGTAACGGCAAGAAACTCGAGCTTCAGTACATACAAAACTCAACCTTACCACAAAATACTGACATTCAAATAAAAGAGGAAATATCTCTAGTGGGGAGTTTAAAAATTGGAGTTGATCTCATGTTGGCAATTGACCATCCTTCCTTAGAATCAATACTGAAACTACCAGGGTTTCCAAAGAACTTTAAAGAGTTACTTTATAAACATGGATGTCACGTTATTCCAAAATCATGCCATACTGACCATATGGCCCATACAAAGTGTTGGTTTGTAACGTTTTCTTGCATGGAACGTGAGCTGATAAACAATATGAATGAGCACCACAAGAAATGTTACAAGATCCTGAAGTCACTTATCAGTAGTGATATAACCATGTCAAGAAAATGCATGAACTTGTCGTCTTATACGCTGAAGACAGCATTCTTGTTTCATGTATATGGGGAAAACGAATGTGTATATTCAAGAACATTGTCCGCATGTATTTGCGACGTGTTACACTATTTGTCCTCAAATCTGCATCATATACAGATGCCGTGCTTTTTTGCAAGAGATATGAACACTTGGGGGAATATTCTTGAAACCCCTTGGTTTCAGTGGAAGGGTGAGACGAGTTCTGGGGAGTTGGGCTATGCATTTGCATTATGTTGGATAAAATTGAtgcataaatttgtaaattatcTGCAGAATACCATTTCTAAACATACGCCACTATCTGACAAAGATACGAAAACCGTTCTTTCCAGATGTGACTATTTCAAAAAGGCAGTAGAAGTTGTAATGATTTATTTCGTCAAGAATCAGCTAGTTTATAAGATTGAAAAGGATCCCGGTTCTTTAGAGAGTTGCACAGAtgactttttttcaaacttcATCCAGAAactaaaatatcattataaCGTGGA